DNA from Mustela erminea isolate mMusErm1 chromosome 18, mMusErm1.Pri, whole genome shotgun sequence:
ATTATCTAGTGTGGTTGAGTGTGCCCAAACCCTAAACCCCAGCAATTCCATCCCTAAGTATGTACCCTAGTGAAATCATGTCACATATACATTAGGTGACCTGTACAAGAAAGTTCATGGCAGCACTTGCTGTGGAATAGCCCCAGTGGGAGCAACCCAAagccatcaacagaaaaatgtgTAAATCAGATGTAGTGAATCTTCTGTTCTCTCCTCTGAAGAGCTGTGTGTCTGGGCAGCATATCCAAAGGCACGAAGGGCTGAAGCTTCTCTTGGTCAGGGTCCCCACAAGGAGAGAGGACACACCAAGGCCATCAGTGAGCATGGTTAGGAGTAGGGATACCTTCAGGATGACCAGGAGCAAGAAGTGgaccctgctaagcagggacctGGGAGGGAAGGACACGGGGACAGACACTGAGCTGCCACCTCAAGAGGAAGGCCCGGGTCCCTCCTTTCTGCCCCCAGATGTCTCTGATCCAAGACCCTGGACACCTAATAACCACATTTGGGCCAGACTTCGATATCTGGAAACATActcacccccaacccctcagCTCAACTGTTGACTTTGGACATTAGATGGTCCAAtattgagaagagagagagggtttGCCTGGGCAGGACCGGGCTCCACAAACAGCTGTTTTGTCCTAagccctgcccctccttctgccatCCATGCTCCCAAGAACCCAGCTCAGGCTGGGACTGTTTTTGGTGATTTCTCATAGGTCAATGTCTATATAGGCTGGTGCTACATCGGTTCTTGGTGAATATTTGGTGAatggatggaggaaggaaggaatgtgaGTTGGGGGGCTGCCCTGGGGGTTCTCAGGGGGGCAGCATCATTGAAAAGCAGGCCCTCACCTTGGGCTCCTCTGGCCAACCAGGCTGTGCTTGACACTCTCTGCTGGCATTTAGGGGTCCTATGGGACGctttcccccttctcccagccaaGCACTGTGCACATCTACGTTATACACACgattgtgtgtatgtgcgtgtggcatgttttattgcattttctCAAGCTTTTCTTAAATTTACCAGTTTTTGGGAACAAGGGAGCCAGAAGTTCTTCCTCTTCTAGTGTGAGTGGCAGTGTCTCTGGACAGGATGTCGATGGACAAGTAGGGCTGCATGTTGTCTTCATCAGGCCGACTCTGTGTCCCACAAATTGCCCATTGAGGTCTGTTAACCCAGAGCACAGCACTGAGCATCATCAGAAACAGAGGTACCTTCAGGAGTATGAGAAGCAGGAAATGGACGTTGCTATGCAGAGACCTACAGGAAGACACAGTGACTGGCAGGAGTTTCCTCCTGAACAGGAGGCCCAGGCTCTGCCTTTTGCCCCTGCCTTTGAGCTCAGATTCTGTGGCCCTAAAAGTCAATATCTGCATCAAATCTGGTTGGTATCAGCACCAGACAGCCCCTGCTGAGGGCCCCAGACTCCTGTCCTTCAGCTCAAGACCTGACCTTGAGCATCAGGACAGAGCACACACATGAGGGTGGGGTGGTGAGGaatggagaaagagggagaagaggggaccCAGGAGGCTCTGGCTCCCAGAAACTCTCTGAGAGTTCACAAAGCAGAGGCAACTCAGGGAAGGAGCGGCACAGAGCTTCTGGAGCCATCATCTCCCACTAGCCAGACCCAGGGCTGGCCAGAGTGTGGTGTAGCCCCATTCAACACCATCCCAATCTGCTCAGCAATGGATGTATCATAAACCAGGACCAGAGAATCATCGCCTTCCGCATTAAGCATTACAGCGTCCCTCATCTCACTGGAAACGAGAGTGTTTGAAAGTTGGCACTGGAGCAAGACCTCGGGTCTCAGCCCCAGACAGTGCATCCCCTGCCTTGTCCACCCCGCCAGAAGACTGCAGAGGTCACTTAAGGAAGTTTGTTAATGGGACACACAACTCTGGAGGACAGGAGGGTATACAAGCTGCCTGGATTCTAATAGAGATGCAGAGCCCAGAACTCCCCTTGTGGACACCACCCTCAGAGTCCCCGAGGCCCAAGGCTCTTGTCAGGAGACTGGGCTTATGGCAGGGACCTTGGATGTCACAGTCCCGCCATCCTTCATTCTCAGGGGCTTGCACACATACTCTCTCATGcatacaagcacacacacattctttcacACTCCTGTACACTCCCACCACTCACATTTCTctcacactcacacccacacaaCCCACTTGGTCCCCAGTCTCTGAGCCACAAACACCAGGCCTCGTTCTGCACTCCTGAGTTCCTCAGATGCTCTGCATTGATTAGCTAGATCCCTTCCTCTGTGGGAGCAGAGAAAAGCAGGGTCTTACCTGGGGGAAACAAACACTTGAACCTGGAAGAAGAGGTCAGGCAGGAAACCATGGAGTCCTTCTTCATGCAGTATCGTTGCGATCCCACACCTGTATTTTCCTGCATCATCTGCAGTGAGGTTCTCCAAGGTCACTGTGAAGGTGAGGTCTTCAGCATGGTCCACAATGGACACGCGGCCACTCCTCATCTTTTCCTCCGACCTTCCGGTGGCCACAGTCGGGTTCCAAAGTAGTAAGCATGGTTGCCGGCACCAGTATTTGGTAAATGTCTTGTACTTCTCCTCGTACTGACACTGCACGCTCAGGGATCCCCCCATGGTGCCCATCACAGTGCTGGGGCCACTCAGAGACAAAGAGCCTGAAAGACACCATCAGTATTTTCTTCACCTGGAGACCTGGGCTGGAGGTGCATTGTGGGGTCGGGTCCCCTGGAAGCCCAGACGTCACCCTGAGGCTGGAAGAGGGTGGGGCAGGAACCAGGGAGCTTATGGGCTATTGGCAGACACAAGTGGGGAGACCTGAGGAGATTTTGGTGTGGGATTCTGGGATTCAAGAGGCCATGTCCAGCCCTCATGTGGTCAGCCAACCTGGAATGTGGGGTAAGAACGATTTTGGGTGGCTCCAGACAGGTTCTGGGTCCCCAGACATGTCAGTAGTGAGAGGAGATAGCTATGCCCATCAATCACCAAGACCTGAATGACACTACAGAGCATACTCtcaataaatggatggatggatggatggatacatgaaTGCATGGACACATGGATGGGgcatggatggatgcatggatggatggagagatggacagTTGAAATAGGAAACAGGAAACAAGAATGGGAACCAAGGAAGTCCAGCTGAAGCACAGCATTGAGAGCTAGAAGGAAACCTTCAGGTTCTGACTACATCTCCTTCCCAAATGATCACCTGTAGGGCCCCAAGCTTATAGCCCCCACTTGTATAGGTGGAACCTCCTGCTCACAGTCTGGGTCACTCAAGGGAAGCCTATTGACCAAAGGGTATAAAGAGGCAATCAGGAAGGGGTTCTTTTTGGCTATGATTTAAGGACAACTTCATCCTTATTTCCTTCCTGGAACAGAATCCTGTGACAACACTTGCCATCACCTAACATCCTTAGGGACTTCTTGCCCCAtgctgctcccccccaccccttggcaGCCACCTACCAACTTTGGCATGTTCTGGCCTCATCTCTAGCTCTTCTGCCACCttcaagtttttttgtttattttgttttttaatttatctatttgacagagaaagagagagcacaagaaggcagagaggcgggcagagagaggggggaaagaagggggaaccccgatgtggggctcgatcccaggaccctgagactttgacctgagccgaaggcagaggcttaacccactgagcctcaggctccctgtgccACCACCAGAGTTTTGACATTGTCTTCCCTCATCTAGTCACCCTGGAGGCTCCGGTTTCAAATAATCAGGATGCAACCCCCTAAACTCTAGCTTCCTGCCTAGA
Protein-coding regions in this window:
- the LOC116577158 gene encoding protein CD300H-like isoform X2, which produces MPRKAEEGDGVSGPQMRRLQLQLETHQWDKTMRLPLALLFLCVPGSLSLSGPSTVMGTMGGSLSVQCQYEEKYKTFTKYWCRQPCLLLWNPTVATGRSEEKMRSGRVSIVDHAEDLTFTVTLENLTADDAGKYRCGIATILHEEGLHGFLPDLFFQVQVFVSPRPQWAICGTQSRPDEDNMQPYLSIDILSRDTATHTRRGRTSGSLVPKNW
- the LOC116577158 gene encoding protein CD300H-like isoform X1, which gives rise to MPRKAEEGDGVSGPQMRRLQLQLETHQWDKTMRLPLALLFLCVPGSLSLSGPSTVMGTMGGSLSVQCQYEEKYKTFTKYWCRQPCLLLWNPTVATGRSEEKMRSGRVSIVDHAEDLTFTVTLENLTADDAGKYRCGIATILHEEGLHGFLPDLFFQVQVFVSPRSLHSNVHFLLLILLKVPLFLMMLSAVLWVNRPQWAICGTQSRPDEDNMQPYLSIDILSRDTATHTRRGRTSGSLVPKNW